The Colias croceus chromosome 3, ilColCroc2.1 genome includes a region encoding these proteins:
- the LOC123705934 gene encoding lysosome-associated membrane glycoprotein 1-like: MSQLRFYLFAAVLCSIAVFGSGDVATEKTVLIDVPSSLSSAPASLIDVKPSEEPTSEEPTTVPSEPTTTSTTTTPAPTTTSSTTAAPTPKPTPAPAPTPAPAPTPAPAPTPTPAPKPLPPPQPGKWSYVDKATNVTCIVVQFAAQLNVTYTKENSNTTDHVLLNVPVNATVNGSCGNETQWLQLSWPVEGGNGSNSMLLVFALNTTTRMYAMQNLNVSLVPDVFNNASFKEPVELWHGAEWRTPVATSYRCAPAAHLNMTAETTSVVATLTVSQLQEEAFRSAHDAAFSAARDCGGGDVPDAVPIAVGCALGGLVVVVLAAYLVGRRRSAARGYLSM, from the exons ATGTCACAACttaggttttatttatttgccgCTGTGTTATGTAGCATAGCTGTTTTCG GCAGCGGCGATGTGGCGACAGAAAAGACTGTACTGATCGACGTGCCTTCCTCTCTATCAAGTGCGCCGGCGAGCTTGATAGATGTGAAGCCGTCAGAGGAGCCGACATCAGAAGAACCGACTACTGTGCCATCTGAGCCAACGACGACAAGTACGACCACAACGCCTGCGCCCACGACGACGTCGTCCACAACTGCTGCTCCTACCCCCAAGCCCACTCCAGCTCCTGCGCCCACTCCAGCTCCTGCGCCCACTCCTGCTCCGGCGCCCACTCCAACCCCAGCGCCTAAACCCCTGCCTCCTCCGCAGCCCGGCAAGTGGTCGTACGTCGACAAGGCAACCAACGTCACATGCATTGTTGTCCAATTTGCTGCACAGTTGAATGTCACCTACACAAAGGAGAACAGCA ACACGACAGACCACGTGCTACTGAACGTGCCGGTGAACGCCACTGTGAACGGCAGCTGCGGCAACGAGACCCAATGGCTGCAGCTCAGCTGGCCGGTAGAAGGCGGCAACGGCAGCAACTCCATGCTGCTAGTGTTCGCTCTCAACACGACCACCAGAATGTATGCGATGCAGAACCTCAATGTGTCTCTGGTGCCCGACGTGTTTAATAACGCAT CGTTCAAAGAGCCAGTGGAACTATGGCACGGTGCCGAATGGCGTACACCAGTAGCCACTTCGTACCGCTGCGCGCCCGCCGCACACCTCAACATGACCGCGGAGACAACTAGCGTGGTTGCTACATTGACAGTCAGCCAGCTGCAGGAGGAGGCCTTCCGCAGCGCTCATGATGCTGCCTTCAGCGCAG CTCGCGACTGCGGCGGTGGTGACGTACCAGACGCGGTACCAATCGCCGTGGGATGTGCGCTCGGTGGTTTAGTGGTGGTGGTGTTGGCCGCGTATCTCGTGGGACGTCGCCGTTCCGCCGCTAGGGGATACCTCTCTATGTAG